A region of Drosophila suzukii chromosome 2L, CBGP_Dsuzu_IsoJpt1.0, whole genome shotgun sequence DNA encodes the following proteins:
- the LOC108009135 gene encoding uncharacterized protein, which translates to MLFLRTIIFLALLAFARTNPAERKKVAICEFFQHVQTFQDDQWEDSLILMKRLLEEMITALLPYPEYADYKESMQAYLDRGKNIVKSSSLQEKMAYFEGFNERGGQPMLTGSPAKKQELTRPLNNFQSNMIFNVLTEFHNKLIKAADDLERSVRLSDNSLEGDLFKLLEQYRSEGLGSLTQNIASRILTLKDQYQCA; encoded by the exons ATGCTATTTCTCCGAACCATTATTTTCCTGGCTTTGCTG GCATTTGCCAGGACTAATCCTGCAGAAAGAAAAAAGGTAGCAATTTGTGAGTTTTTCCAACACGTTCAGACGTTCCAAGATGATCAGTGGGAAGATTCGCTGATTTTGATGAAGAGACTTCTGGAGGAAATGATCACAGCTCTCTTGCCCTATCCTGAGTACGCAGATTACAAGGAAAGCATGCAGGCCTACCTTGATCGCGGAAAGAATATCGTTAAGTCAAGTTCATTGCAAGAAAAGATGGCATATTTTGAAGGATTTAATGAGCGTGGCGGACAGCCAATGTTAACGGGGTCTCCCGCCAAGAAACAAGAACTTACAAGGCccttaaataattttcaatcgaacatgattttcaatgtgttaACAGAGTTTCACAACAAACTAATCAAAGCTGCAGACGACCTGGAGCGAAGTGTACGCCTTTCAGATAACTCTTTAGAGGGGGATCTATTTAAACTGCTCGAGCAATATCGGTCGGAGGGCTTGGGAAGTTTGACTCAAAACATTGCTTCTCGTATTCTGACATTAAAAGATCAATATCAATGTGCTTAG
- the LOC118879746 gene encoding LOW QUALITY PROTEIN: uncharacterized protein (The sequence of the model RefSeq protein was modified relative to this genomic sequence to represent the inferred CDS: inserted 3 bases in 2 codons; substituted 1 base at 1 genomic stop codon): MCFHLFVVCLVFLPARSTPLETNMENLCEFFRNISGIQDKEESXWEVNQKKXLDTKISFSKAYPSCKQYVISLQDLQTRGNALNFISPWAEKFKCPNAFXNERSFTFVYSSILDKMASDARELSQSVNDQNEYHNLMTQIDTNVGAIKNALSGFSIFLLQYLSRFPFKR, from the exons atgtGTTTCCATCTTTTCGTTGTTTGCCTGGTCTTT TTACCTGCTAGAAGCACTCCTTTGGAAACGAACATGGAAAACCTATGCGAATTCTTCAGAAATATAAGTGGAATTCAAGATAAAGAAGAGTCTTAGTGGGAagtaaatcaaaaaaa tttggatACAAAAATCTCCTTTTCGAAAGCATATCCTTCGTGTAAGCAATATGTGATATCTCTTCAAGATTTGCAAACCCGTGGAAATGCATTAAATTTTATAAGTCCTTGGgcagaaaaatttaaatgtccTAATGCGT AAAATGAAAGATCATTCACTTTTGTGTATTCCAGTATCTTAGATAAGATGGCAAGCGATGCACGTGAATTGAGTCAAAGTGTGAACGATCAAAACGAATATCATAACTTAATGACACAAATTGACACGAATGTGGGTGCCATTAAAAATGCTTTATCTGGATTTTCGATTTTCCTGTTACAGTATCTGTCACGATTTCCGTTTAAAAGGTGA
- the LOC108009835 gene encoding uncharacterized protein codes for MRLSLIICSLNVLSLITGFPLEEENNCELLEYVNTDDSWSNIFNNVITSLEESINRASDSENCASHVEFFQSCLDRAKSIFSPKEKMQFVVEFIDYQKMHTKNELTRTQTYIEKTMINLFHKTVDKLRLLSGKIIRFSEKIEEKLGRTIDRQNKFLFEN; via the exons ATGCGTCTGTCTCTAATAATTTGTTCACTCAATGTGTTG AGCCTCATCACTGGCTTTCCCTTGGAGGAGGAAAATAATTGCGAACTCTTGGAATATGTTAATACCGATGATTCGTggtcaaatatttttaataatgtCATTACATCCCTGGAAGAAAGCATTAATCGAGCATCGGACTCTGAAAACTGCGCCTCACACGTTGAATTTTTTCAAAGTTGTTTGGATCGCGCTAAAAGCATTTTTTCCCCGAAAGAAAAAATGCAGTTCGTCGTTGAATTCATTGACTATCAAAAAATGCATACCAAAAATGAACTAACACGTACACAAACCTATATAGAAAAAACTATGATTAATTTATTTCACAAAACTGTGGATAAACTTAGGCTATTGAGCGGAAAAATTATAAGGTTCTCCGaaaaaatagaagaaaaattGGGTCGAACAATAGATCGgcaaaataaattcctttttGAAAATTAA